Below is a window of Malus domestica chromosome 13, GDT2T_hap1 DNA.
GGTTGGTTTGCTGCCTTCTTCATATTCGGTAAACTTTGTATTTTGTAATGTATTTTCACATTTGGTTTCTATGCAGCTCTTCATATAACGAAATGCGTTTAGATTAGTAGTATACTTGTAATTTGTCCAGGAAATGAAATGGCGGAGAGAATGGCGTATTTCGGTCTCTCGGTTAACATGGTGGCCTTCATGTTTTACGTTATGCATAGACCCTTCAGCAGTTCATCAAATGCAGTTAACAATTTTCTCGGGATTTCGCAAGCTTCCTCTGTGCTTGGCGGTTTTCTGGCTGATGCGTATCTTGGTCGATATTGGACAATAGCGATCTTCACAACTATCTATCTTCTGGTAGGTATATCCATACACGAACATACGAAATGTTAACCAAAAACTAATTAGTTTACTAATCATACGCGTATAGATGAGCTGATAACTTCcacatttttttctctatttacTTTCATGGAGGGTTTGACAGGAATAACCTTATGTGCAACGGTGCACGCTTTGGTGCCAAACCAAGATCAATGCTCCGAGTTAGCCCTCCTTGTGGGCAATTGTGAGCCTGCAAAGCCGTGGCAGATGATTTACCTCTACACGGTTCTGTACATAACTGGATTCGGAGCTGCTGGCATAAGGCCGTGCGTTTCTTCTTTCGGGGCTGACCAGTTCGACGAAAGAAGTAGCGATTACAAGTCTCACCTGGATAGGTTTTTCAACTTCTTTTATCTCTCTGTCACCATCGGGGCGATCATCGCCTTCACTGCAGTAGTCTATGTCCAGATGAAACTTGGTTGGGGATTCGCGTTCGGGTCACTGGCATTGGCTATGGGCATATCAAATATGGTCTTCTTTCTCGGTACCCCTCTATACCGCCATAGACTTCCCGGAGGGAGCCCTTTAACGCGTGTTGCTCAAGTTTTGGTTGCTGCTTACAAGAAGAGGAATGCCGAATTTTCCAGAAGTGAGTTGATAGGCTTGTATGAGGTTCCTGGAAAACAGTCTGCTGTGAAGGGTAGTGGAAAGATAGCTCACACCGACGACTTTAGGTATCTTTTCGTCTACTTGTTTCTCCGTTCTAATCCTGTTTTTCGTTCTTTCTCTTCGATTGTAGAACATCTGATGTCTTTCGTGTTACAGATGTTTGGACAAAGCAGCTCTGCAGTTAAAGGAAGACAGCGCAGACCCCAGTCCCTGGAGGCTATGCACTGTGACACAAGTAGAGGAAGTGAAGATCTTGTTGAAACTTATTCCAATCCCGGCGTGCACAATAATGCTCAGTGTACTTTTGACAGAATATCTCACTCTCTCAGTGCAGCAGGCATACACTTTAAACACCCATATGGGTAAACTGAAACTCCCTGTAACCTGCATGCCAGTGTTTCCTGGCCTCAGTATCTTTCTCATACTGTCCCTCTACTACTCTACATTTGTCCCGCTGTCCAGGTGCATCACCGGCCATCCCCACGGTGCTTCTCAGCTTCAGAGAGTGGGGATAGGCCTGGCGGTTTCAATCCTATCTGTGGCGTGGGCGGCAATTTTCGAAAGGTACCGAAGGAATTATGCGATACAGCAGGGATACGAGACTAGTTTCTTGAGTGCAATGCCCAACCTAAGTGCATACTGGTTGTTGATCCAGTACTGCCTCATTGGGATAGCTGAGGTGTTTTGCATGGTGGGATTACTAGAATTTCTGTACGAAGAAGCTCCAGATGCAATGAAGAGTATTGGATCTGCTTACGCTGCTCTTGCCGGCGGTTTAGGTTGCTTTGCAGCCAGTATATTGAACAGCATCATCAAATCTATCACCGGAAGCGCAGAGAAGCCGTCTTGGCTGTCCCAGAATATCAACACAGGAAGATTTGATTATTTCTACTGGCTGCTGACTGTTTTGAGCGTGATCAATTTCGGCGTTTTTCTGTATTGTGCTCATCGGTACGAGTACAGGACGGAGCAGGGCGTCCAGATGGAGAAGCAGGCTCTACCCAACATAAAGGAACAACCCCTCAGTGGATAGCATGAAATGCTATTCTCTTATGATATTCCAACCTTTTGATTTTACATTTTGGTAGAAGAGAGGACTAACTCAAATTTACTTGTAAGCAAGCGTCAAGCGAAAAAGAGTTGTAGTTTGTGTTCAGCAATGTAAAACTTGCCTTGAAATTATTTTCGGCATGAGATCTTTCTATCAGAAGCGGTACAAACAAGAGAGAATAGGATGGTGTTGCGCCATTTCAGAACGTTTTCATAACAATTATTTTTACAAACATGTTTCCACactgatctgtgaagatctatACAAGAAGTAAGATTAAGTAATCAAACACAAAGCATCGAGAAACACGAAGTACTACAACTAGTGACACAAAATGAACAATTGCTTCCCTCTCTGCAACCCTTTAGAAACAAGACTAACTTTTACTTACAGAAACTCGTAGCCGctccatatatatatttgttatattgCCTTGCAATCAGACAGAAAAGTTAAGGGCTTTCACAGAACTCCATCTCCTGAAATTCCAGAAACTAACAGTTAAAGTATGAACTACTCGGTAAGTTTACTCTTAATTTAGATAATGTGAGAACTGCTGCAAAACAACACCATGCAAAATTCCAAGGCCAGGGAAACTAGTAAGCGATACAATTTTGATCTACAAAATAAATTTCATGGTCCAGCTTACCTTGCCACAAATTGGACAGCTTTCGCTTCTTTCCAACCATTCATAAATACAGCCAAGGTGAAAATGATGGGAACATCTCGttatgatttttggattttctgAAGTGtattctgcaaaaaaaaaaaatatatcaactAAGCACACAGCAAAGAACCATAGAAGAAAGACGCTAGTTTGCAACACCAATGCATTATCACCGGACAAGTAATATCTTAATCCATATTCTAGCGATGCCCATTGGTTGTTAGCTACACTGACAATTGCACATTTAACTTACCATCCAGACATGTAGGGCAGACATCTTCATCTTCAGAAGATGGTTGCACATAAGTTAGTCCATATGCGAGTTTTGTTGCCGAAGCCTTTTCCAAGGTCTCAGATTGGCCAAACGTACAATCTTCTTCTGTATCATCTCCATTCCATTTCTTCCCAAAGCCCAGGGATTCGGTGCCAGAACTGCCCCTTCTCAGTTGTTGTGCATCTTCTTGCAAATGAGTCATTGACTTCTCGCGCCTTGAGACCAAGCCATCACGCTGCAAACGCGAGTATCTCTGATCAGCATCGAAGGGGGTTGGCCTGGAAACTGAGAGCTGAGTATCATTCAAGGGATTATTCTGTAGTGTTGTGCCTACTCCGGATGATGCCAAAGTAGCCCCTTGAATAGGTAATGAAGGTGCTCGTCCATCAAGCCTTTGAAATGGCGCATTATACTGCATGAGCATGGGGACATGCATACAAATAAGAATTATAAATACTAAAGTGAATCAAACCCATGGATCTTATTGGGATTATCTTCATAAAAGCTAAGCATTTTGGAAAGAACATTTTCATTTAACAATAACTTTAAAAATCTCTTTCTTTTCAAGTATGTTGGCCCAAAATTAAAAGTGATACATGATTTCGACAGTTTACTTTGTAGCCATCATTAACATTACAAGTTTTAGAAGTAATTTAGACGGATTTGTTTAGTTGCATCAGGCTCCTCAGTTTCCAATTGACATGCCAATTTAAGGTCCACTGGCCTTTCTTTTCAAACAATAAATCCAAAACATTGATAAAACCAAATGCATCCAGTGATAGAAAACTACGTAAAATTCCTAGCTTTAGACTTAAGAGAGCTACCGAATGGAGGGACTGACAAAAAGTATTGAGCTGATCATGGCTTTTATACCTACCCCAGTGAATAGCTGGTGGAAGAAGTATCTCAGGCATGAGCAATGCCTATAAATTGAATTGCTCGGCAGCGCATACTCTTCGAATTCCTCGCCGCAAGGACAGCAGCAAAGAGCACCCATCTCTGCATTTCCAACAATATATACCAAAGAGTCAAAATTTGAGTTCCTGAAGACAGAAATCGATACTTTATGTTGCTGAGAGCTCAATCTAGACACTCCCAGAAGAACCCATATGCATATGCAGAGACCCCAATGTCAATTACATAACACAAAAGACAAAAGCATCGATTTTTGACAATTACCATGACCAAGACTTACACTTTCAGCTGAACAACGAATTTATATATTTACATAACTAACGTTGTGCAAAGGATTTGAAGAATTACAGTGAAATCCCATAAATTTCTAGGGTTCTCCAATTGGGAAAATCAAGTAAGGGTTGAAAATTTAGAGGTGGAATTTGGAGTGTAGATTCTGACATACCTCTCGCGCTGCGTTTGTGGATGAGAATTGAAATTGCGATGACGATCGTGTGATGATaagggggaaggaaggaaggggTTGAGGAAGACGGAGACTTGAGGGGAGTCGAGTCCACGGAGGGGTTTCCTGGTTTTGGGAAGGGAAGTTCGAGGAGCGTGGTGGGCTCAGAGCTTGAAGGGATCACAGAGGTATGGAAGCTCTTTCTTTGCTCTTTAGCATTATTCTATTCTGTACACACATCAATTATAGAGGAGATTTTGAATTTTAGGGAATAAAATAGAACTAAAATCGAGTTACGTAAAGTgtgaaagtatttttaaaatgattgcaGACCTTTTTAGTGAGATTAATTATGGGTTACAATAGGACtttaattagttttaaaaatattttcatcaaaaatatttttagttattttaaaagtattttcatATAGTCACtcagtgtcacatcccggtccgGGACGGATCACTTTTCGAGCATGCTccaccaccgtaacacgatattatccgttttgggcttaccattcccttatgtttttgtttttgggaattcacGATCAACTTCCCAatgagtcacccatcatgggagtgacctagcctccttctcgcttaacttcggagttcctacggaacccgaagccagtgagcttccgaaaggcctcgtgctaagtagggatgagaatatatatttaaggatcactcccctggcgatgtgggatgttacaatccactctttttaggggcccgacgtccttgtcggcacatttccggccagggattggctccgataccattttgtcacatcccggcctgggacggatcacttcccggacccgctccaccactgtagcacgatattgtccgctttagacTTACCATTCTCTtacgtttttgtttttgggaattcacgagcaacttcccaatgggtcacccatcatgggagtctctggcctccttctcgcttaacttcgaagttcctaagGAACTTGAAGCCaatgagcttccaaaaggcctcgtgctaggtagggatgcgaatatacatttaaggatcactcccctgggcgatgtagaATGTTACACTCAGTACTATGGTctggtggtattcttcttcacttaaaAGTGAcatgtcttaggttcgaatattGTAAATGACGAATTTGATGCCAAATTAGGCTATTTATTGTGTGATTTAGCCGAACTTTTTATtcccttaatgtaaaaatatcgatgtatttaaaataaaaataaaaataaacacttCCATATAAAGTCTTAAGTCTATGAtgtatcttttaattttttaaatatttttctatcaagtgttaTTAGTGGTGtgtcaaaaatatttaaaaataaataaaaaggtatgagagaagtaatttggagtgtgtgaatataatctctcaaAACAAATAAGTGCATGATAACTTATTTAGAATGCTAATAGCAATTCAATATTTTTATAATCTAACTATGAATATCTGCACACAAGTTTGAAATTCAAATCTTCCTCCTCgtaatttcaaaatttagtttaacTACCATATCCTTGTAAGAAAAAGCCAACTAATTAtacacaaaaataacaaaacaataattggataaaaaaaaatgctcggGAGATTATGTTTTAAGACCCTATTTTGAAGACCATATAACGTGTCAGTTGATAGTTGGATATCTGCTTGTTAAGGAGACTTCCTCAAAAGTAGGACTCTTTATGGACTTTTAGCCATCTCATTTTTTTGATACAATTCTCGTGCCAATATTACAAAACAATGTACTAAAATAATGAGATAATGAAAGAGTTTATAAAGAGTCATACTTTGAAAAaatcttcttagcatttctcataatttaaccaagaaattcattTATAATAGACAAAAATAACCGACATAGAGAGAGCATGGAAAAGAATGTGGCTCTGAAAAAACCTCGTCCCGGGTAAACCACATGGGAAAAACCTGAGGGAGGAAAGAGAGCCACCCATGACAGTAACAAAACACATCATGTTCTAATATAATCATTTGACAAACAACTCATTAACTATGAAGGGATCTACGTCGTCTCAAAAAGATATATCTCGATGATAAAACTGTTGAATTAACTATCTTGAGTTTGAAGATTATCAATGTTGTTTAGAGAGGGAAAGATTGTAGACACATAATGTAGAAAAAGAGAGATCAAAGAGAATTATAGAGAAATACACTGTTTGTtatattgcttttactttcttacAGAATGAATACAAAAGGTTCCTATTTATACACTTTTCACTACTTGTACAGCAAGTAACAAATCCTTAACAACCTAACAACCATATCACTTAATCTCTTGACAGATGGCATCTTCTTGGCCATTGGATTGATCTTCCTTATCTATATCTTTACATCCCCCCCCCCAATCACATGGGTGGAGGaaccaagcatgagattggCACAATGATGACGAAACAAAGATATAGACAGACCCTTGGTAAGGATATCAGCAAATTGTTCCTTGGAAGACACATGATGAACAGCCAAGTCTCCTCGAACTACTCTTTCGCGAACAAAATGATAATCAATCTCAATATGTTTCACCCGAGAGTGAAAAATTGGATTAGAAGACAGTGCTATGGCAGAaatattatcacaatacaatgTTGGATGAGCATATAAAGGAACCTGTAAATCACATAGAAGCTGTCGGATCCAAGCCATTTCAGCAGCAGTTATGGCTAAAGCTCGATATTCTGCCTCAGTAGATGACCGAGAAACAGTGTGTTGTTTCTTGGATGCCCAAGAAATCAGACTTGTACCAAGGTAGACAATATAACCAGAAGTCGAACGACGGTCATTTGGATccccagcccaatcagcatcactatATGCTTGTAAAAACAATGATCCAGGTTTAAAATGTATGCCATAGGTCATTGTACCACTGAGATATCTAAGAATCCGTTTGACTGCAACTACATGAGAATCCATAGGACGATGCATAAACTGACAACATTGATTTACAGCAAAGGCAATGTCGGGACTGGTGAATGTCAGATATTGCAATGCACCAACGACACTACGATACTGTTCAGGATTATGATAAGGCTGCCCTTCTTTCTTAATAAGCCTGTGAGAAGGAAGACAGGGAGTATCACAGGCTTTGGCATTTTGTATATCAACCTTGTGCAAGAGATCCTTGATATATTTAGATTGGGAGACAAATAAACCATCGGACTGATACTGTATTTGTAAGCCAAGAAAATAATTAAGCTGTCCCAAGTCCTTTATATCAAATTGTTGAGTAAGAGCCAAGATCATCGTGGAAATATCACTTGAACTACTACCAGTGATAatgatatcatcaacatatagtaATAAC
It encodes the following:
- the LOC103452501 gene encoding protein NRT1/ PTR FAMILY 6.1, with translation MATGEIKSPEGGTMTPVSLDGNPDSMERKKLGLYFIESDDRRTAFGQGYAGGTTPVDIHGKPIADLSKTGGWFAAFFIFGNEMAERMAYFGLSVNMVAFMFYVMHRPFSSSSNAVNNFLGISQASSVLGGFLADAYLGRYWTIAIFTTIYLLGLTGITLCATVHALVPNQDQCSELALLVGNCEPAKPWQMIYLYTVLYITGFGAAGIRPCVSSFGADQFDERSSDYKSHLDRFFNFFYLSVTIGAIIAFTAVVYVQMKLGWGFAFGSLALAMGISNMVFFLGTPLYRHRLPGGSPLTRVAQVLVAAYKKRNAEFSRSELIGLYEVPGKQSAVKGSGKIAHTDDFRCLDKAALQLKEDSADPSPWRLCTVTQVEEVKILLKLIPIPACTIMLSVLLTEYLTLSVQQAYTLNTHMGKLKLPVTCMPVFPGLSIFLILSLYYSTFVPLSRCITGHPHGASQLQRVGIGLAVSILSVAWAAIFERYRRNYAIQQGYETSFLSAMPNLSAYWLLIQYCLIGIAEVFCMVGLLEFLYEEAPDAMKSIGSAYAALAGGLGCFAASILNSIIKSITGSAEKPSWLSQNINTGRFDYFYWLLTVLSVINFGVFLYCAHRYEYRTEQGVQMEKQALPNIKEQPLSG
- the LOC103452500 gene encoding E3 ubiquitin-protein ligase At3g02290-like, producing the protein MGALCCCPCGEEFEEYALPSNSIYRHCSCLRYFFHQLFTGYNAPFQRLDGRAPSLPIQGATLASSGVGTTLQNNPLNDTQLSVSRPTPFDADQRYSRLQRDGLVSRREKSMTHLQEDAQQLRRGSSGTESLGFGKKWNGDDTEEDCTFGQSETLEKASATKLAYGLTYVQPSSEDEDVCPTCLDEYTSENPKIITRCSHHFHLGCIYEWLERSESCPICGKEMEFCESP